The Kogia breviceps isolate mKogBre1 chromosome 2, mKogBre1 haplotype 1, whole genome shotgun sequence genome segment GATGTGAGGTATTGGAAAGGTCAAATTCTTTGGGATAAGACAGACTTAGGACAGTGGCTCAATTCCATCACTTACTAGTGAGGGCACTGGAATTTACCAGGTAGGTGACGCCCTTCAACCTCTTTGAACTTTAATTTCCCAATCAACCCATCTCCCAGAGTTGGCAAGGATTGAATGAGACAAAGATCAAGAAGCTCTTGTCCTGGATGGgacatgtttaataaatattactttccatgtaaaaataatttgggggacttccctgttggtccagtggttaagaatctgccttccaatgcaggggatgcgtgttcaatccctggttggggaaccaagatcccacatgccgtggggcaactaagccctcacgccaaaactactgagcccgcgcgctctggagcccgtgtgccacaactagggagataagcccgcatgccacaacaaaaaagcctgcgtgccgcaactaagacccaacacagccaaaataaataaataaatatttttaaaaattttttaataaaaaaaacaattttggtGCTGTGGAAAGGCAGATATTTGGCTCACGGCTGGGCAATGTTTTGGGGGATCTCAGGGAAAATTCGGATTTTCCTTTCGTATTTTTTTCAGTCATGGAGTAAGTGGGAATTTAAGTCTGATTTGTAAGCTAGAtaagggaaagaggagaaagtaAGTCAATGATGGTGAGCCAGGTGATAAATCagattaaaacaataaacatttctctatgtatgtctgtctgtatgtatatatatctctatttctctctttcatcccctcctttcctttctgtcaAGTCATCTTATTGTTTTTGTTCTaccagttttattttctattttatttttggactACGTTATATATCCACATagctcaaaattcaaaaggtataaAACGGGATGCAGTGAAAAGTCTCCTTTCCACCCTGTTCTTCAGCCACCAAATTCTTCTCCCCAAAGGCAACCAATGTCACCAGATTCTTGTGTATCTTCCTGGAATATTGTTTACCCTCTTTTTACACAATTGATCACATACTCTGCTACTATCTGAACCTTGGTTTTTTCACTTAATCTTGAAGATTATCCCACATCCATGCATGCAAAGCTCCCTTGctctctcttactttttttttaacatttttattggagtgtaattgctttacaatggtgtggctTAATTTACTTTTAATGCCATTGTATTTTGTGTATGTACCATTACTTGTTTAACCAGTACCCTACTGAGGAACATTCAGGCTAGTTCTGGTTTTTGCTATTAAGTAATGTTGTAATAAATAATCTTGTATATGTCATTTTGCAGTAAGCAAGTATATCTATAAGACAAATTCCTGAAATGGAATTTCTCGGTGAAAAAATATGTGCATCTTTAAATTAATCGATGTTGTCAAATTGCCCTTCATAGAAGTTGTATCAATGCTTGTGCTACCCTACAGAGTAGCAAAGTCTTCTGAGTTTTCTGAAGTACACATACAAAGGAACCAAAGCACATACATAGGAAGTAATGCAGACAATTTGATATGACCCAATGACCATGGGCTAATTGGATTCTTATTGTTCCTTTGCTCTCTCTCGGGTACATAATCTGGACCTCTTAAATAGATTTAGAGTTATTTAACTTCACAATTCTAAAATTAAACTCCACATTAAAGAGGTTTCTCACTTACAAACTGGTATTTAGCTGCATTTCAAACTGTCAGAACCTCATGAAATAGAAGGGATGggtttaatctttgttttttgaGGTTTCAAATTTGATACCTCTATGAAACCTATGGCTCAGAAAGCTTTTGGTCTTGCACCCCTTTACTCTCTTAAACATTTCTGAGGACTGGACTCCAAAGAGCTTCTGGTTCATgtgggatatatatattttacaatatttaaaagcaaaactaaaaagtttccatttgtttatttaaaatgattccattataacataaataacataaataacttTTCTTATGAAAAgtcactgtttttttaaattagtgataAAAATAGCATTGTTTCATAGTGTTGCAAAATCTGGCTTAGGAGGTGATAGCTGGCATAGTACCTTGTGGAATCCAGTGGAACCTCTTCTTGTGGactggacttctgtggtataacatTTTCTGCCCTACCTTGACACCAGATATGTCTGCTCCTTACCCTCCTGCTATAAATCCTCACCCACCATTTCCAGGAAATGATGGGCAGTGTCAAGTTTCATGGGTTCTTTGGGAACTGGTTTTCCAAATCTGGTGTTCAAATAGGCTAAAACTTGAATGGGTCTTTGTGGATCACAGAGGGTCCCTCTTGCAGAACTCTAAGTGAATGTGGTAGCTGTATTAGATTTGATGTAAGGGACCAAAGGGgtcatatagtagtgtgtttggGTAATGCCCAGGCTTCACGTGCCCAGCCTACACTGTAATTACCAAATCATCATGCCCAGTACTGACCATGGCTCCATACACCTAGATCAGAGGCCAGCATCTTATCAAAGAGATCTGGCTCTCTTCCTACTGGATTACCCTCAGTAGACTAATTATGCTTATTGGGTGAAAAGATAAGAGGCTAGAAGAGCCATGCTGAGTTTGAAGAATAGTGTATGTGAAACACACAGAGAATCAGGctcacccacccccccacccccccccagtcAGAGCCAAGTGCGATACTCACAGAGCTAAAGCCAGAACTGGAAAGACGGTGACACCTATGGGTAAGATAAAAAGACTGGTGACCACTGGCAGCCCTACATGGGCAGATCAGCCAGGAAATTAGAGCTGTCCAACAGTAGAATTCTGTGCCAGCAGGAGGGAGCCAAATGAGGTTTGTAATCCAGAAAACCGTTCATACCATTCCTGGTGAGACTGCTCGGGGGAAGGACCCGGGGCTAAGCATCATTTTGAAGAGGAAGTGAATGCTCAAACTCTACCATAGTAACCACAGTTCAATAGTTAAGTGTTTTTGTCCTCCTTTGTGGTCTACAAGTCATTCTATGACACTTATTTGTAACATGGGTTGGGGCaagtaatatttttctatttaataattGAAGCAAATGAGGAAAACAGGCTCCAGGGCACTAAGTGGAAGGGCCTAGCTGGAAAGTGATTACACCACACCCAGATCTTCAGACAGCGAATCCAGtgctttatccattcttccaagGTGGATTAGTGTGGGTGGGAGAAGCTGGAGACAGTggaagaaacagaagctcagcTGAGCCACTGGAGGCTAAGAGGCTTGAGAGGGCAAAGAAAGCAGGCGCAACACAAAGGAAGGGATCTCTTGGCAAATGTGGGAGTTGGTGGGGAGACTGACCCAAGTATCGACTTTGTATTGAAACACAAGAAATCAAGTTGGAAAAGCAGGAATAGGGTCAAATGAATAATTTGGATGTGATGTGGTGCATAAGAAGGCATTGCTGTGGCTACATGAGAACCAGAGTAACAATGAAAGCAGGGCCTTAGGAAGATTAGTCTGGCAGTGGAACAAGGATCTGAGTGGAAGAAAGAGTCTAGAAGCAGATACCCAGAATACTGTTGTGGTGattcaggtgtgaggtgacaagTCTCAGACTAAGACGGCAGCAGTGGAAAGGTGAGGAAAGAAGAATTCACAAGACAATAAGGAGACAGACACTCCACGACTTAGTAACAGATTAGCTATAAGAACAAAAGCCGCTCCAAGCTCTGAGGATCTAGAAAAATAAAGGCCTCACTGGAACATAAGATTAGGACCTTTATTTTTGAGACATTAGATTTGATGTAACAGTATCAGAGAGACAGATAAACAATTTGAAATTTATTACATCACAACTGAATGGCCAGAGGTCAATCTCTTTAAGAAGTACATTTTGAAGCACatggatgaaaaaagaaataaggtgtATTAGCTAGCACATATGCTGTAAtcataaaaaccaaaatatagtTTTCTTTCATAGTAATTTTattagtaattataaaataaaaccagtttATGAAAATAGTTCCCTTTTCAAGATATAGGAACTACAGTCTTTGCAAAATATACGCACCCGTAATTGTTACAATACATATCCTTGTATATACCTTGGACATTATAAAAGTATTTAAGAGTCACACCCTGTAAAAGTTGGGAGAAGAAACATTTTCTCCAACTTTGGTCATATATTGTGACATTCAAGCACTTAAACCACACTGTTGAGATAAAACATGTCTCTAGTGTACAGGCCCAAAGGGATTTAACTTTTAAGGTCCCATAGGTTATTTTATTGTGCAAGGTAAAGAACCAGGAGAGGGTTCCCTGAGAGTTCATTTACCTTATATAGCTCAAGCAGTGGTTTACTTTCCATACTTAATCACGGAACTAAAGGATGGATAAATAAGGCCATGGAAACCCATCTTGGACAGGTCCCCTCCCTAGCATCCCTAAACATGAAGCATGTCTCCTACAAGAGGAGCTCTAACCCTTGAGCCCTAAGATGCTCTAATTCTCTAATTATCTAACATACTTGCAAAATGATGCTTTTGCAACTCTAAACTCTAATATTGCAGATTAGGCTAAAGTTATAAAGATAGTGTGACTTTTCCTAAATAGAATTCATTTAGGATTTGTCTGGTGGGAAGCGCTTGGGAAGATCAGCAAGCCAAAAATTTCCTCTTGGAACTACTGGAAAAATCCTTTTCTCACCAAGACATAAACCTCAGAAGCCCAAGTTCTTTCTTACTTTGGAAGAATTGTGACGAAACAGTGGAAAGAGCCTATAATCTTTCAAATCTGTAGGCTTAAGATACGAGCTCTGACACAGTAAGAGCTGGAGACCATTATAGCCTCACCAGTAGAGGGTTCACTGTGACAAAGAGCCATTTGCGTGTACTCTCTACTTCCTGATTAACCTCCCAAGTTTTCCTAAATATTACATTCTCTCTTTAACTGCAGAATACTGGCCTGATGAAGTTCCAGACATAAAATATGTTGTTTGAATTCATGATGTTAGTATCATGGTGCAGCACTGACAATATCATACTGATATACTAGAAtttaacagtgattttttttttcctattgaagaAACTACAAAAATCAATCGACCATGGATTCACAGGTCTTTACATTTACTATATAACATGaagtattattatatatataaattccatAAGGGAAAAAGACTACAAAAATAAGTTTACTAGgattactgtattttaaaaagtaacttaaaaaaatatacttcaaaGTCCCCTAAGTATTTGGTTTAGAAGGTAAGAGAGGTATCTTAATAGGGTGAACCATAAGGAACTATGGTTTTTGTAAGTTAAAAAGGTAAAATCTCATCAATTTcttatggttcaacctaataaaGCCCTGAGAAAATTTTATTTGGCATCACACCATAAATTCAAAGAGAATTTATAGAAAATCACATTTCTAGTATAGGGAAAACACTTCAGGATGGAAATGTGCACACTGGCCACACCAAGATTTctttcttatgatttttaaacACCTTAACttagaaagttaagaaaaatttAGTGCAGTTTCAAAAAAACAGAGGACAATTAGACTTACAGAATGTAGCTACAAATGCTAATGCCACTAAAACAGAAAACTATTAGCCAAATTTGgtgatttaaagattttttttaagtttatgtatAAAAATTTCAGCATTAAAGTGAAAAGGCACAAATATGGGTTAAAAGAATGACAATAATTTATAAAAGCCTTGAAAATAAGgctaattcatttgttttattaatacCATTAAGTAGGCACCTACTCCAGGTTTCAGCTTTGGCCTCCTAAATGGGATTACATTTCAAATGAATTCTCAATACAACACTAATTATACAGCAGCATTATTATCAATAAGTTTCTTAGCCTCTACACTGCTAAAAGAGAATCTAAAATTTCCTCCCACCTATATCCCATCAAGTAccaaaaatacacttttaaaaattacatatatttatacttgAGTCATAAAAAATTGTGCAGTTTTTCTTCAACTAATGATGTGTTCTCTTACCAAATGCCACCCCAACAACCaaagccaaaaccaaaaccaaaaaataactgacacacacaaaaaataataattgctatACCCAAATGACTGGCTATCCTCAACTAATTAAAGACATACCATATTCAAAAATGGTACCTTAACTATGAAATGTATTGTATATAGTCAATGAAGTAAATGCAGATTTTCCAGGTGTGTATGCGGGTGGTATGTCTCAACTGGGTGATGGTGTACTTTAAAGAAATACACATTTCAGCAATGACGCTTTATTTGGAGCTCTGGTACCATTTACGAACGGCCGCTCCAATGCTACTGGCTACTACACATAAGGAGCCACCCACTGTCCACCACGACGGCAcatcatgaaagaaaataatctgaaagataAAAGCAAAGACCACATCCATAGTCTTCATTAATGCTACTAGCCCTGCTTTTTCTATTTGAATGGCTTTTGCGAGAAACACCTGACCTCCCAAACCAAACAGCCCAATTAGTATGAGAAATAGCCTGTCCAACCCACAGTGCGGCAGACTCCATTCTCCTAATATAGAAAGGGCAATGATGCACTCGGTAAGGCCAGCTACTACATAATACCAAATGCTCAACATGTAGTCCACAGATGTCCCTATTTTCCTTAGGATAACTAAAGTCACGGCAGCAAACACAGCGTGGACAAGTGCTGCGAAAGCACCCTTCACGTGAACTGAATAGTCTTTATCCGTCTCCACGACTTCGGAACCAAACAAAAATGGCGGCCTCACGATAAGGATCACTCCGGTGATTGTGAATGCAGTGAAGACAGCGTCCCAAAGGCTATACTTTTCCTTGAGAAATATGCAAGCAATAATAGACGTAaacactggacagctaaatgAGATAACCGTGGCATCAGCGAGGGATGTTGATTGGTAGGCGTAGTATAAAAGGATCATGGCACTAGAACCAAGGACTCCTCTGAGAAGGAGGAAGATTCGTTGACCTTTGGGGCCTATAAACCCAGTTCTGTAAATTCAAAGGAAGGAATGCATATTAAATGAACTCagtatttgttttcaaattacatttttaaattaagcattATCTTAAAAGTCCTAACTAtcagaaaacaaggaaatagTAAATTAATTATGTCTCCAACTATTATACACCTTTTAGAAAGTGTTTCCTAAGTATAGCTAATGACATTAAAGTGTTCACAGTAGAAGCAAAAATAGCACAAGAGAAATACATAAATAGCATAATTATAAGTCAGCAAATATAGATATTATTTTCCCTAGGTATAGATATATGCCTGCAAAAAAGACAAAACGAAGAATATACTGAAATGTTCATCATGGTTATACCTTAATAGGTGGACTCATAggtaattttcctttctatttcttttccccaaattttctacaatgaaaagtgttatttttataataaatacaatttCATTATTTAGCTGCCCTGTATAACCTGGGAATGCAAGTGTGCATTCCCAATCTTAGTGAGTTTTTCTGTTACAGCTAAAAGCAATGCTAAAATTTATTTCAGCCATTGAATATGAGATAACTTTTCATTGTTCTCCTTAGGAAAAGAGTTAAAATACACTGGAAAAGAAACTGTAGCATTCGGATAAATATAATAACTGCTGCTCAAATGCTTTacaattaaatatttatgaagcagaGTACTGTGTAAgttcctggctagctgtggctcaTTAGTCTGTGCCAGAGCTGGCCTTTTTAGAGCAGCGTCTAGGCTTGATATAGGGAGCCCTTCGTCTCTGGAGTTAGAAATGAAAGTGTGGTCACCTTTGGTCCATACTTTGAAAAGCTAAGAGTTTTTCGTGATAGTGAAACATAAAATGGGTCAAAACAGATTAATGCcaacaatttaagaaaattcttcTAAGTGCCTTCCTGCCAATACTTTTACTCCAAAATGGAATGACTGTGTTAGCATCAGTGGTCTGTTGCCACCTTTAGACATTTCTGAAGACTTACCTACCATCTTTCCTAAAATATTGTGACTTGTCCACACCTACACGGGAATTtctgacaatatttttttttttttttttttttgcggtacgcgggcctctcactgctgtggcctctccgttgcggagcacaggctccggacgcgcaggctcagcggccatggctcacgggcccagccgctccgcggcacgtgggatc includes the following:
- the SLC35G1 gene encoding solute carrier family 35 member G1 isoform X2, producing the protein MRPVDDTGAAKRLESGLPLVDIPPAGSREESAATEVAETPGPGGCWQCPSLPCGSHAEQAEKKAPCPGLGLFYTLLSAFLFSVGSLFVKKVQDIHAVEISAFRCVFQMLIIIPCLIYRKTGFIGPKGQRIFLLLRGVLGSSAMILLYYAYQSTSLADATVISFSCPVFTSIIACIFLKEKYSLWDAVFTAFTITGVILIVRPPFLFGSEVVETDKDYSVHVKGAFAALVHAVFAAVTLVILRKIGTSVDYMLSIWYYVVAGLTECIIALSILGEWSLPHCGLDRLFLILIGLFGLGGQVFLAKAIQIEKAGLVALMKTMDVVFAFIFQIIFFHDVPSWWTVGGSLCVVASSIGAAVRKWYQSSK
- the SLC35G1 gene encoding solute carrier family 35 member G1 isoform X1, producing MRPVDDTGAAKRLESGLPLVDIPPAGSREESAATEVAETPGPGGCWQCPSLPCGSHAEQEAEKKAPCPGLGLFYTLLSAFLFSVGSLFVKKVQDIHAVEISAFRCVFQMLIIIPCLIYRKTGFIGPKGQRIFLLLRGVLGSSAMILLYYAYQSTSLADATVISFSCPVFTSIIACIFLKEKYSLWDAVFTAFTITGVILIVRPPFLFGSEVVETDKDYSVHVKGAFAALVHAVFAAVTLVILRKIGTSVDYMLSIWYYVVAGLTECIIALSILGEWSLPHCGLDRLFLILIGLFGLGGQVFLAKAIQIEKAGLVALMKTMDVVFAFIFQIIFFHDVPSWWTVGGSLCVVASSIGAAVRKWYQSSK